A single Haloglycomyces albus DSM 45210 DNA region contains:
- a CDS encoding DUF4272 domain-containing protein: protein MTSLAVSPLTMRQATMHQLRSFGLTVPSHFQLLFPQGQSPQLRSTFEIESRLAIINVIQARVFNMPEDLAMRWLLDAHILDHLVPSEWGFIAGGRGDRMRFSEQCESLYALAWVLGLVDHLDPRRPCEENFPALLPDLRLPESFADWRGRQLNAPRTAAEATEMLDLYFCLDWLCDQAYQSGYQPPGGLDDSLIWHRRWVLEWVVTFAGETPAAWDQVQF, encoded by the coding sequence ATGACGTCACTAGCCGTGAGTCCGCTGACCATGCGGCAGGCAACCATGCACCAACTTCGTTCCTTTGGCCTTACCGTGCCGAGCCACTTCCAGTTGTTGTTTCCGCAAGGTCAGAGTCCTCAATTGCGATCCACATTTGAAATCGAATCACGCTTGGCAATTATTAATGTGATTCAGGCGCGGGTTTTCAATATGCCGGAAGATTTGGCGATGCGATGGTTGCTCGATGCTCACATTCTCGACCATCTGGTGCCGAGTGAATGGGGATTCATAGCGGGTGGGCGTGGTGACCGAATGCGGTTTTCAGAACAGTGTGAGAGTCTTTACGCGTTGGCATGGGTACTGGGTCTCGTCGATCATCTCGATCCACGGCGTCCGTGTGAAGAGAATTTTCCCGCGCTCCTACCGGATTTGCGTCTGCCGGAAAGTTTTGCGGATTGGCGCGGTCGGCAATTGAACGCTCCGCGAACCGCAGCGGAGGCCACCGAAATGTTGGATCTGTACTTCTGTCTTGACTGGCTGTGCGATCAGGCCTATCAATCGGGGTATCAGCCACCGGGTGGGCTGGACGATTCCCTCATCTGGCACCGACGTTGGGTATTGGAGTGGGTGGTGACCTTTGCGGGCGAGACGCCGGCAGCGTGGGATCAGGTGCAGTTTTGA
- a CDS encoding glycosyltransferase produces the protein MTGRSFYDRIPSRSDRSWAGTWLSRGSRRALEDAEAKLYFGWSKRGQKRIKKIMKGSGRRTRLAALNLRSEWRRWDARERDRAVRATVDVLVVSHLALPGGNSSAIKEEVRAMRNAGLNVGLLHHPVRGWDISRPLNPKIAEMIDGESVRLFGSYDDIHARLTIIRLPTVALALREDMPRLKSDKTVVVVNQTPFKYYENGHGIDQAWDVASVQRNVSNWLGPHTWFAVGPAVREALETYHADDMREVDLSDDYWYESIDVAAWPMRPHREVSRPIVIGRHARDHALKWPRDAEQLRSAYPTADDITVKVLGGSDIPRRRLGSLPAHWEDIPFGGMDVRRFLHSLDFMVYFIDPDAREAFGYAPMEAMAAGVPVVCDSRFRPLFGEAAIYCEPAEVEETVREFADSVEKYRSQVERAREEVQTRFSYESLLCRLDRLMKREEVSVSQE, from the coding sequence GTGACCGGACGCAGCTTTTATGATCGGATTCCCTCGCGGAGTGATCGCTCCTGGGCCGGTACCTGGCTGTCCCGGGGTAGTCGCCGGGCATTGGAGGATGCGGAGGCAAAGCTCTATTTTGGCTGGTCGAAGCGAGGGCAGAAGCGGATCAAAAAGATCATGAAAGGTTCCGGTCGGCGTACGCGATTGGCGGCTTTGAACCTTCGCAGCGAATGGCGACGCTGGGATGCGAGGGAGCGCGATCGAGCCGTGCGGGCGACAGTCGACGTCCTGGTCGTCTCTCATCTGGCCCTGCCCGGGGGTAATTCCTCCGCCATCAAGGAAGAAGTGCGGGCGATGCGCAATGCGGGTCTCAATGTGGGGCTGTTGCATCATCCGGTGCGAGGTTGGGATATATCCCGGCCCTTGAACCCCAAGATCGCAGAGATGATCGATGGTGAATCGGTGCGACTGTTCGGATCCTACGATGACATCCACGCGCGCCTGACGATCATTCGTTTGCCGACCGTCGCTTTGGCTCTGCGGGAGGACATGCCGCGTCTCAAGTCCGATAAAACGGTGGTTGTCGTCAATCAGACGCCGTTTAAGTACTACGAAAACGGTCACGGTATCGACCAGGCATGGGACGTGGCTTCGGTGCAGCGAAACGTCTCCAATTGGCTTGGGCCGCATACCTGGTTCGCCGTGGGTCCAGCCGTCCGCGAAGCTTTGGAGACCTACCATGCGGACGATATGCGCGAGGTGGACCTGTCCGATGACTATTGGTATGAATCCATTGACGTGGCCGCATGGCCGATGCGTCCCCATCGAGAGGTTTCCCGCCCCATCGTGATCGGCCGCCATGCTCGGGACCATGCCTTGAAATGGCCTCGAGACGCCGAACAGCTGAGGTCGGCCTATCCCACGGCGGACGACATCACCGTCAAAGTCTTGGGCGGCAGCGATATTCCGCGTCGGCGACTGGGTTCTCTACCGGCGCATTGGGAGGACATTCCGTTCGGAGGCATGGATGTTCGGCGGTTTCTACATTCTCTGGATTTCATGGTGTACTTCATCGATCCTGACGCGCGTGAAGCATTCGGTTACGCCCCAATGGAAGCCATGGCAGCGGGCGTTCCGGTGGTGTGCGATTCCCGATTTCGTCCACTTTTCGGCGAGGCGGCGATATATTGTGAGCCCGCTGAGGTAGAGGAAACGGTGCGGGAATTCGCCGATTCAGTGGAAAAGTACCGTAGTCAGGTGGAACGGGCACGTGAGGAAGTGCAGACCCGTTTTTCCTATGAATCCTTGCTGTGTCGCCTTGATCGCCTCATGAAACGGGAAGAGGTAAGTGTATCCCAGGAATGA
- a CDS encoding glycosyltransferase, protein MVIESAKATVGISNLNEWDTTPEPLSDGIADILATITEPTQIVELGRNARASLSRVGRHLLADLAQHDHPTARTELARTLAMQPLHGNDRALARELLDHYPHTWDDELRDVYATLLATTDPDALTSIRTPDDPLRRLSELRQAVHTHGDVLRRLELCTDWTGLTAESPAEIDSLRGPDTAPVRGGPLISIIMTTFRPGQALTTAVRSVLAQSWQRWELLIVDDASGAEYQRSLEEVEAFDDRIHLFRQPMNMGTYAARNRALDVARGTYVTGLDSDDWMHPQWLERQVRPLRDDPRLVMTLSKAIRLDTTLEPALNPGIAPVEYRSTSAMFRRKKVLDKIGYFDLTRKGADSEYRMRIQKYFGTDRTYRLDEIHGILRENPGSLSSGEIRAQWIQPYRFAYESAFSHWQEHLHAKNAHVSRNMVPRAFYAPRQLRDKHYNPTEFDEVYLADWGEHGPYYERFLHQAIQSADAGRNIALAHYPDWKANRSSRRLSHMVLRAALDHRIPWIDPERLRKGTVLTPNSHTARAVEVDHGLTAEVPGTYQATYAGARKRGRLRTTVQRLPRPVRRNIGRAKAVPRKLTSLTRSAAKGAVDRSPAPVRRRFGRDGSDLTWLAERLQGGFSTTASKKLLGISRSRWSPMSRRLQAAELADHGLAQLPLRGGETTHYDVVFVSNFNMPGGTSSSNAMEMRTLAEAGYKVGIIHHPVWDWTMKRTFNPKIQTLLDDGLATELHTGDSATCHLQIIRYPKLMTTPLEDRPHLTPERTVLVVNQPPYEYYADRGRVLTWDISTVYNNLCAWAGAHQWFLQGPQVRDSLETDHSDEIINLPISNDYWYAVVDVDDVAEPPRRTGDVFRIGRHSRDAAGKWPEDPTRLKQIYPERDDIEVHVLGGATVPKQLLGGKLPSNWTVFDFGTREVSEFLRSLDALVFFRSEMSREAFGRTVVEGMAVGLPCLVPPEFDEVFGDGAIVCDAAEVEAVIDRLRLDEDYYRAMSQRAVDFVRKRFSAQAYLDRVARVNPALQRRTS, encoded by the coding sequence ATGGTCATTGAATCAGCAAAAGCGACGGTGGGGATCTCGAATTTGAACGAATGGGATACCACCCCCGAACCACTGTCCGACGGTATTGCTGACATTCTGGCGACAATCACTGAGCCGACCCAGATCGTCGAGCTCGGTAGGAATGCTCGAGCCTCTCTCAGCCGCGTCGGGCGTCACCTCTTGGCCGATCTCGCGCAACACGATCATCCCACCGCCCGTACCGAACTTGCCCGTACTTTGGCAATGCAGCCGCTGCACGGCAACGACCGAGCACTCGCCCGCGAGCTTCTGGACCACTATCCTCACACGTGGGACGACGAACTTCGCGACGTTTACGCCACCCTCTTGGCTACCACCGACCCCGACGCTCTTACTTCGATCCGAACTCCGGACGATCCCCTCCGCAGACTCTCCGAGCTACGCCAAGCCGTTCACACCCACGGCGACGTCCTCCGGCGACTGGAGCTCTGCACCGACTGGACCGGCCTTACCGCCGAATCACCCGCCGAAATCGACAGTCTGCGCGGCCCGGACACGGCCCCGGTTCGCGGTGGACCACTCATCTCGATCATCATGACCACCTTCCGCCCTGGACAAGCCCTGACAACAGCGGTGCGGTCGGTCCTGGCGCAGTCCTGGCAGCGGTGGGAACTACTGATCGTCGATGACGCCTCCGGTGCGGAGTATCAACGGTCTCTTGAGGAAGTAGAGGCCTTCGACGACCGCATCCACTTGTTCCGCCAGCCGATGAACATGGGTACCTACGCGGCGCGAAACCGTGCGCTCGACGTCGCCCGAGGCACCTACGTCACCGGACTCGATTCGGACGACTGGATGCATCCCCAATGGCTGGAACGACAAGTACGACCCCTGCGCGACGACCCCAGACTCGTCATGACGCTGTCCAAGGCAATCCGCTTGGACACGACCCTGGAACCGGCACTCAATCCCGGCATCGCTCCGGTCGAATACCGGTCCACCTCAGCGATGTTCCGGCGCAAGAAAGTCCTCGACAAAATCGGGTACTTCGACCTCACCCGCAAGGGAGCCGACAGCGAATATCGCATGCGGATACAGAAATACTTCGGGACCGACCGCACATATCGACTCGACGAAATACACGGCATTCTACGGGAAAACCCCGGAAGTCTCTCATCGGGTGAAATCCGTGCTCAGTGGATACAGCCGTATCGGTTCGCCTACGAATCCGCCTTCAGCCACTGGCAGGAACACCTGCACGCCAAAAACGCCCACGTGAGCCGAAACATGGTCCCTCGCGCCTTCTACGCCCCACGACAATTGCGCGACAAACACTACAATCCCACCGAATTCGACGAGGTCTACCTCGCCGACTGGGGAGAGCACGGGCCGTATTACGAACGCTTTCTACACCAAGCGATTCAATCCGCCGACGCGGGCAGAAACATCGCACTGGCCCACTACCCGGATTGGAAGGCCAACCGCAGCAGCCGCCGCTTGTCCCATATGGTTCTGCGGGCCGCACTCGACCATCGAATCCCCTGGATCGACCCCGAACGTCTACGTAAGGGCACGGTTTTGACTCCAAACTCCCACACCGCACGAGCGGTTGAAGTAGACCATGGACTCACCGCCGAGGTACCCGGGACGTACCAGGCCACCTATGCGGGCGCACGGAAACGTGGTCGCCTGCGCACCACCGTTCAGCGACTGCCACGACCGGTGCGTCGCAACATCGGACGAGCGAAAGCGGTACCACGGAAACTCACCTCCCTCACGCGATCGGCGGCGAAAGGAGCGGTCGACCGCTCACCCGCACCGGTCCGGCGCCGCTTTGGGCGCGACGGCAGCGACCTCACCTGGTTGGCCGAACGGCTCCAAGGCGGGTTCTCCACCACAGCGAGCAAGAAACTGCTGGGCATATCGCGCAGCCGTTGGTCACCCATGTCCCGCCGACTACAGGCGGCCGAACTGGCCGACCACGGCCTAGCGCAGCTTCCCCTACGCGGCGGCGAAACCACACACTACGACGTGGTATTCGTATCGAACTTCAACATGCCCGGCGGCACCTCCTCGTCAAACGCCATGGAAATGCGAACCCTGGCCGAAGCCGGATACAAAGTCGGAATCATCCACCATCCCGTGTGGGACTGGACAATGAAACGCACATTCAACCCCAAGATCCAGACGCTCCTCGACGACGGCCTGGCCACCGAACTGCACACCGGCGACTCCGCCACTTGCCACCTCCAGATCATTCGCTACCCCAAACTCATGACCACACCGCTGGAGGACCGACCACACCTCACCCCCGAACGCACGGTGTTGGTGGTCAACCAACCCCCCTATGAGTACTACGCCGACCGCGGTAGGGTCCTCACCTGGGACATCTCCACGGTGTACAACAACCTCTGCGCCTGGGCGGGCGCACACCAATGGTTCCTCCAGGGCCCCCAAGTGCGCGACTCCTTGGAAACCGACCATTCCGACGAAATCATCAACCTCCCCATCAGCAACGACTACTGGTACGCCGTCGTCGACGTCGACGACGTGGCCGAACCGCCCCGGCGGACCGGCGACGTATTCCGGATCGGCCGTCACTCGCGTGACGCCGCGGGAAAATGGCCGGAAGACCCAACGCGACTGAAGCAGATATACCCCGAACGCGACGACATCGAAGTCCACGTGCTCGGTGGTGCCACCGTCCCCAAGCAGCTGCTGGGCGGAAAGCTCCCCTCGAACTGGACGGTTTTCGACTTCGGCACGAGAGAGGTATCGGAGTTTCTGCGCTCGCTGGACGCCTTGGTCTTCTTTCGCTCGGAAATGAGCAGAGAGGCCTTCGGGCGCACGGTCGTCGAAGGAATGGCGGTGGGCCTACCGTGTCTGGTTCCTCCGGAGTTCGATGAGGTATTCGGCGACGGCGCCATCGTTTGTGACGCCGCGGAAGTGGAGGCCGTCATTGATCGTCTACGCCTGGATGAGGATTATTACCGAGCGATGTCGCAGCGTGCGGTGGATTTCGTACGCAAGCGATTCTCCGCGCAGGCGTATCTCGACCGCGTGGCTCGGGTGAACCCGGCTCTGCAGAGGAGGACATCGTGA
- a CDS encoding type VII secretion target, whose product MSNDVAAEPDDLESGAEKIRKSGDEIDNLLDYMQESNPDWWAWGMPGLVFAGIYFNGVELIRNQVEEDKQALEGVAKKVEKAAKNYRDTDKAQSKNIRDKGNAEGMA is encoded by the coding sequence ATGTCAAACGACGTGGCGGCGGAACCGGACGACTTGGAATCGGGTGCGGAGAAGATTCGCAAATCCGGCGATGAGATCGATAATCTGCTGGATTATATGCAGGAGTCGAATCCGGACTGGTGGGCGTGGGGCATGCCAGGCCTGGTATTCGCCGGTATCTACTTCAATGGGGTCGAGTTGATCCGCAATCAGGTCGAGGAAGACAAACAAGCGCTGGAAGGCGTGGCGAAAAAAGTGGAGAAGGCGGCCAAGAACTATCGGGACACCGATAAGGCACAGTCGAAGAATATACGGGATAAAGGTAACGCCGAAGGAATGGCCTGA
- a CDS encoding YbaB/EbfC family nucleoid-associated protein, with amino-acid sequence MQSAAARIEGESVSEDHAVTVRVGVSGTINDLELNHRAFEMKGDELGERIVATYKAARVEAKQQLSEVQAQVMGGPAPDYGASAEEVGLDDIRRRLRKDTELCRNEVPSPLISTAPCSTWRRSVKTPSRH; translated from the coding sequence ATGCAGTCGGCCGCTGCCCGCATCGAAGGTGAATCGGTATCGGAGGACCACGCCGTCACCGTTCGAGTCGGAGTCAGCGGCACTATTAACGACCTCGAACTCAACCACCGCGCCTTCGAAATGAAAGGCGACGAGCTTGGCGAGCGCATTGTTGCCACGTACAAAGCCGCCCGAGTCGAAGCGAAACAACAGTTGTCGGAGGTCCAGGCCCAAGTGATGGGCGGCCCCGCACCCGATTACGGCGCCAGCGCCGAGGAGGTCGGCCTGGATGACATCCGTCGCCGTCTGAGAAAGGACACCGAATTATGCCGGAACGAAGTTCCTTCCCCGCTGATTTCGACAGCGCCATGCAGCACATGGAGGAGATCCGTCAAAACGCCGAGCAGACATTGA
- a CDS encoding YbaB/EbfC family nucleoid-associated protein, with amino-acid sequence MPERSSFPADFDSAMQHMEEIRQNAEQTLTTYLEVQEELGAEVTEVQSDDGTITVTLDANGDLATLSIADEIMRLKGNLTPKIIAVVEEAFATHALRQADIAQRMFDNLDLSTATASGLSSEAVTRARDNLNSQ; translated from the coding sequence ATGCCGGAACGAAGTTCCTTCCCCGCTGATTTCGACAGCGCCATGCAGCACATGGAGGAGATCCGTCAAAACGCCGAGCAGACATTGACGACATACCTCGAGGTGCAGGAAGAGCTCGGCGCCGAGGTGACCGAGGTGCAGTCCGACGACGGCACCATCACCGTCACCCTCGACGCCAACGGCGATCTCGCCACGTTGTCGATCGCCGACGAGATCATGCGGCTGAAGGGGAATCTGACTCCCAAGATCATTGCGGTCGTGGAGGAGGCTTTCGCAACGCACGCTTTGCGACAGGCCGACATCGCCCAGCGTATGTTCGACAACCTCGACCTGTCCACGGCCACCGCGAGCGGACTGTCCTCTGAAGCCGTAACGCGAGCGCGGGACAACCTGAATTCGCAGTAA
- a CDS encoding ABC-F family ATP-binding cassette domain-containing protein, giving the protein MSTANLINLEAVSKAYPDLTILDSVSLGVNAGQRIGVVGRNGDGKSTLLNILNGGTEVDSGRVVRTRGTNVVTLGQSDELNDGHTVKQALFGDSDEHEWASDAGVREVLTGLFSGIDAPMLTEGLHSMVKTLSGGERRRVDLARVLTSGADVLLLDEPTNHLDLEAIDWLGQYLTKLKAAIVTVTHDRWFLDQAVTRVWDIQRGQIYDYEGGYSEYVLSRAERQRQEAVAEEKRQNLMRKELAWLRRGPKARTSKSKFRVDAANELIANEPPPRDDAELMSFATARLGKTAFEIQDATITVGDLTLFEHLTWILPPGKRIGLVGVNGAGKTTLLRTLAEATEEKQPEQGRIRVGRTVKLAWLSQHLEDLNPGWRVLEAIEQVAKRIQLGKKEMSASQLAERLGFVGGRQWTHVRDLSGGQKRRLQLARLLMAEPNVLFLDEPTNDLDIDTLTQLEDLLDDWPGTLIVVSHDRYFTERVSDEIWAVPGDRDLRMLPRGIEEYLDMRRNQESATPQKSAGNGAKAPSQATIDRATQKEMSKLERKLDKIESKIASLHEDMATYATDGDKLGELQSQLADLESERNSLEERWLELAE; this is encoded by the coding sequence GTGTCCACAGCTAACCTCATTAACCTCGAAGCAGTCAGCAAGGCCTATCCCGATTTGACGATCCTCGACTCCGTTTCACTCGGCGTCAATGCTGGTCAGCGCATCGGCGTGGTCGGTCGCAACGGTGACGGAAAATCCACCTTGCTCAACATTCTCAACGGCGGTACCGAGGTCGATTCGGGCCGTGTCGTCCGCACTCGTGGCACGAATGTCGTCACTTTGGGGCAGAGTGATGAATTGAACGATGGGCACACGGTCAAGCAGGCGTTGTTCGGCGACAGTGACGAGCACGAGTGGGCTTCCGACGCCGGTGTCCGCGAGGTTCTGACCGGACTCTTCAGCGGTATCGACGCCCCCATGCTCACCGAGGGGCTGCACAGCATGGTGAAGACTCTCTCGGGTGGGGAACGTCGTCGCGTGGACCTGGCTCGCGTCTTGACGTCGGGTGCGGACGTTCTACTGCTGGACGAGCCCACCAACCACCTGGATTTGGAGGCGATCGACTGGCTCGGTCAGTACTTGACCAAGCTCAAGGCCGCGATCGTCACCGTCACCCACGACCGTTGGTTTTTGGACCAGGCCGTCACCCGAGTCTGGGACATCCAACGCGGCCAGATCTATGACTACGAGGGCGGTTACTCCGAGTACGTCCTCTCTCGCGCCGAACGTCAACGGCAGGAAGCGGTCGCTGAGGAAAAGCGCCAGAATTTGATGCGCAAGGAACTGGCCTGGCTGCGTCGCGGCCCTAAGGCACGTACCTCGAAGTCGAAGTTCCGTGTCGACGCCGCCAATGAACTCATCGCCAATGAACCGCCGCCTCGCGACGACGCGGAATTGATGTCCTTCGCCACCGCTCGCCTGGGAAAGACGGCGTTTGAGATCCAGGACGCCACCATCACGGTCGGCGACTTGACGCTGTTTGAGCACCTTACCTGGATTCTGCCGCCCGGGAAACGGATCGGCCTCGTGGGCGTCAATGGGGCCGGAAAGACCACCCTGTTGCGCACACTCGCCGAGGCGACGGAGGAAAAGCAGCCTGAGCAGGGGCGCATTCGTGTGGGCCGAACGGTCAAGCTTGCCTGGTTGAGCCAACATCTGGAGGATTTGAACCCCGGTTGGCGGGTTCTGGAGGCCATCGAACAGGTGGCTAAACGCATTCAGCTGGGGAAGAAGGAAATGTCGGCCTCCCAGCTGGCGGAGCGACTCGGGTTCGTCGGCGGACGGCAATGGACCCATGTTCGCGACCTTTCGGGGGGCCAGAAACGTCGCCTGCAGTTGGCGCGATTGCTCATGGCCGAACCGAACGTCCTCTTTCTCGACGAACCGACCAACGATCTCGACATCGATACCTTGACTCAGCTGGAAGACCTACTGGACGACTGGCCGGGCACGTTGATCGTGGTCAGCCACGACCGGTATTTCACCGAGCGGGTCAGCGACGAAATCTGGGCCGTACCCGGGGATCGGGACTTGAGAATGCTCCCGCGCGGGATCGAGGAATACCTGGACATGCGTCGTAACCAAGAGAGTGCAACGCCGCAGAAGTCCGCTGGAAACGGCGCGAAGGCCCCGTCTCAAGCGACCATCGATCGGGCCACGCAGAAGGAGATGTCGAAGTTGGAGCGGAAGCTCGACAAGATCGAATCCAAGATCGCTTCCCTGCACGAGGACATGGCCACGTACGCCACCGACGGCGATAAGTTGGGCGAGCTACAGTCTCAGCTTGCGGACTTGGAATCGGAACGTAATTCCCTCGAAGAACGGTGGCTTGAACTCGCGGAGTGA
- a CDS encoding S8 family serine peptidase produces MSQRRLLRRAGAGLFAATIAAAGVAAGATSVQAEDAEPDLRGTAHSAAIDNEYFVVYEDRFSTMNFEAEAKSQGVEDIKTYSVLNGFFGEMSEKQAEAFASQPGVDYVEQNREISINASGSQSNPTWGLDRVDQRDLPMDDTYNWDNDGNGVHAYIIDTGINTSHQEFSGRTAPGYDAVGGGTDDCNGHGTHVAGTVAGSEYGVAKEATVVPVRVLDCNGSGSFDGVVDGIEWVANNANKPAVANMSLGADNSSALNDSVDNAVASGVTFAVAAGNGDNDACNNTPAGANDVLTVAASDSSDGKASFSAWGSCIEVFAPGVNITSAWHTSDSATNTISGTSMASPHVAGAVAIYLSENPSASTTEVENWVVDNASTNKISNPEGSPNRLLHTLLDGDGGGDEPPPDPGECSGVNTTSTPIPDNSTVTSTIELDCDGGTVSTGSVSVDISHTYRGDLEINLIAPNGDTTNLKMNGWDSGDDVVETYPVSFNDIPGDGTWTLEIIDHYSWDTGTLNEWSLSFG; encoded by the coding sequence ATGTCACAGAGAAGACTCCTGCGAAGAGCGGGTGCCGGCCTCTTTGCCGCCACCATTGCGGCCGCAGGCGTAGCCGCCGGCGCAACCAGCGTACAGGCGGAGGACGCCGAGCCGGACCTACGCGGAACCGCACACTCGGCCGCAATCGACAACGAGTACTTCGTCGTCTACGAAGACCGCTTCTCGACCATGAACTTTGAGGCGGAAGCCAAGTCACAAGGCGTCGAGGACATCAAGACCTACAGCGTACTCAACGGCTTCTTCGGGGAAATGTCGGAGAAGCAGGCCGAAGCCTTCGCTTCTCAGCCTGGGGTTGACTATGTGGAGCAAAACCGCGAGATCTCCATCAACGCCTCCGGTAGCCAAAGCAATCCCACGTGGGGACTGGACCGCGTAGACCAGCGCGACCTTCCCATGGACGATACCTACAACTGGGATAACGATGGAAACGGCGTGCACGCCTACATCATCGACACCGGTATCAACACCAGTCACCAAGAGTTCTCCGGACGCACCGCGCCAGGTTACGACGCTGTCGGTGGCGGAACCGACGACTGCAACGGACACGGCACGCACGTGGCCGGTACCGTCGCGGGATCCGAATACGGTGTCGCCAAGGAAGCGACCGTCGTACCCGTCCGCGTCCTGGACTGCAACGGTAGTGGCTCCTTCGACGGTGTCGTGGACGGCATCGAGTGGGTTGCCAACAACGCCAACAAGCCGGCCGTGGCCAACATGAGCCTTGGCGCCGACAACTCCAGCGCGCTGAACGACTCGGTCGACAACGCCGTCGCCAGCGGCGTGACCTTCGCCGTGGCCGCCGGTAACGGCGACAACGACGCCTGCAACAACACGCCCGCCGGTGCCAACGACGTCCTGACCGTCGCCGCCAGCGACAGCAGTGACGGTAAGGCCAGCTTCTCCGCATGGGGTTCCTGCATTGAGGTCTTCGCTCCCGGAGTCAACATCACCTCCGCGTGGCACACCTCTGACAGTGCGACCAACACCATTAGCGGTACCTCCATGGCCAGCCCGCACGTGGCCGGCGCTGTGGCCATTTACCTGTCCGAGAACCCCAGCGCTTCGACCACCGAGGTCGAAAACTGGGTCGTCGACAACGCGAGCACCAATAAGATCAGCAACCCCGAGGGTTCCCCGAACCGTCTGCTGCACACGCTGCTCGACGGTGACGGTGGAGGCGACGAGCCCCCGCCGGACCCGGGCGAATGCTCCGGTGTCAACACCACCTCCACTCCCATCCCGGACAACTCGACCGTTACCAGCACCATTGAGCTGGACTGTGACGGTGGAACCGTCTCCACCGGTTCGGTCAGCGTTGACATCTCCCACACCTACCGTGGTGACCTGGAGATCAACCTGATCGCTCCGAACGGCGACACCACCAACCTCAAGATGAACGGTTGGGACAGCGGTGACGACGTAGTGGAAACCTACCCGGTCTCCTTCAACGACATTCCGGGCGACGGAACCTGGACCCTGGAGATCATCGACCACTACTCCTGGGACACTGGAACGCTGAACGAATGGAGCCTTAGCTTCGGCTAA